The following proteins are encoded in a genomic region of Sandaracinaceae bacterium:
- a CDS encoding GNAT family N-acetyltransferase, translated as MADAPTLRTLGAADAGALAELAARPDVVRMGDHLDTLRASDWAAWIGPPERDGAPVLGAFEDGALVAAAKLEPRTRRRVAHSAKITLVASEKRRFDRAVDALLDALVDAADRWLQIVRLDLAGPAGHRRLKRYERRGFALEAIQRGAILTDGEFIDEATFGRIRPGTEPYAPPPSNLELPWPPKGPRIKAKIRQAREEDGPAVAEMMAETTVVWGTMQIPFQSPGMWGARFATNPPDRFFTYVAEHRGAILGMASVILLGELRRRHVGSVGMSVATRAQGRGVGRALLERLLETADALRVHRVELGVYVDNDRAIRLYERCGFVREGKQRLLAFRDGGWVDNLVMARVRAS; from the coding sequence GTGGCTGACGCGCCTACCCTTCGAACCCTCGGGGCGGCCGACGCGGGCGCGCTCGCGGAGCTGGCCGCGAGGCCGGACGTCGTGCGCATGGGCGACCACCTCGACACCCTGCGAGCCTCGGACTGGGCGGCGTGGATCGGCCCGCCCGAGCGAGACGGGGCGCCCGTGCTCGGGGCCTTCGAAGACGGCGCGCTCGTCGCGGCCGCGAAGCTCGAGCCCCGCACCCGACGCCGCGTCGCGCACAGCGCCAAGATCACCCTCGTCGCGAGCGAGAAGCGGCGGTTCGACCGCGCGGTGGACGCGCTCCTCGACGCGCTCGTCGACGCCGCCGACCGCTGGCTTCAGATCGTGCGCCTCGATCTCGCCGGGCCCGCCGGGCACCGACGCCTGAAGCGCTACGAGCGGCGCGGCTTCGCGCTCGAGGCCATCCAGCGCGGCGCGATCCTCACCGACGGCGAGTTCATCGACGAGGCGACGTTCGGGCGCATCCGCCCGGGCACCGAGCCCTACGCGCCGCCCCCCTCGAACCTCGAGCTCCCGTGGCCGCCCAAGGGCCCACGCATCAAGGCGAAGATCCGCCAGGCGCGCGAGGAGGACGGGCCCGCGGTGGCCGAGATGATGGCCGAGACCACCGTGGTCTGGGGCACGATGCAGATCCCTTTCCAGTCGCCCGGCATGTGGGGCGCGCGCTTCGCGACCAACCCGCCGGACCGCTTCTTCACGTACGTCGCCGAGCACCGCGGAGCGATCTTGGGCATGGCCTCGGTGATCCTCCTCGGCGAGCTGCGGCGGCGCCACGTCGGTTCGGTCGGCATGAGCGTGGCCACCCGCGCGCAAGGCCGCGGCGTGGGGCGCGCGCTGCTCGAGCGGCTCCTCGAGACCGCGGACGCGCTCCGGGTGCACCGCGTGGAGCTGGGCGTCTACGTCGACAACGACCGCGCGATCCGTCTCTACGAGCGCTGCGGCTTCGTGCGCGAGGGCAAGCAGCGCCTGCTCGCCTTCCGCGACGGCGGCTGGGTCGACAACCTCGTGATGGCCCGGGTCCGCGCGTCATGA